The following are encoded together in the Daphnia magna isolate NIES linkage group LG8, ASM2063170v1.1, whole genome shotgun sequence genome:
- the LOC123475555 gene encoding uncharacterized protein LOC123475555, translating into MLRKYISEGYEDWEDMLGHVAFAYRHSINSSTHETPYFLNHGRGAVMPIDRWLQPTSSDPITPQDYKSQTMKRLLKAFDLVKANLEKARAQQKEQYNKRAKTFEYQIGDKVLLAVRTVKPGTSRKLNPRYQGPYRVTKINRNHTVEIQATPGTAPQLAHTNRIKPLLEAMIWRDDPCPDFEDLRLNPARQVIEEQEEEELTPVEDDTAESSYPLEAFSLDLPTDENEMNISNAFFGFTPPDQGDEELAQPARPERRTGLRAWSSIRPPRR; encoded by the coding sequence ATGCTAAGAAAGTACATCTCCGAAGGATACGAAGACTGGGAAGACATGTTGGGACACGTAGCATTCGCTTATCGTCATTCAATCAACTCCTCGACGCACGAAACACCGTATTTCCTGAATCATGGACGGGGCGCAGTCATGCCTATCGACCGATGGTTACAGCCAACCTCCTCCGATCCTATTACACCGCAAGACTACAAGAGCCAAACCATGAAACGCCTCCTTAAGGCTTTTGACCTCGTAAAGGCAAATCTAGAGAAAGCAAGAGCACAGCAAAAGGAACAATACAACAAACGAGCTAAAACGTTCGAATACCAAATAGGGGATAAAGTACTCCTCGCCGTACGAACCGTTAAACCCGGGACCAGCCGTAAACTAAATCCCAGATACCAAGGCCCGTACCGAGTGACCAAAATTAACCGAAACCACACAGTGGAGATACAGGCAACACCAGGTACGGCCCCGCAGCTAGCTCACACCAACCGAATCAAACCATTGCTAGAAGCTATGATCTGGAGGGACGACCCCTGTCCCGACTTTGAAGACCTCCGGCTAAATCCCGCAAGACAAGTAATCGAAGAGcaagaggaagaagagctcACACCGGTAGAAGACGACACAGCCGAGTCCTCTTACCCTCTGGAGGCGTTTTCCCTAGACCTCCCGacagatgaaaatgaaatgaacatTTCAAACGCATTTTTCGGATTCACGCCACCAGACCAGGGCGACGAAGAGTTGGCACAGCCAGCCAGACCGGAAAGACGCACAGGGCTACGAGCATGGTCATCAATACGCCCGCCAAGAAGATAg